DNA sequence from the Terriglobia bacterium genome:
CTGAACAGCGGAGCCTTGCCCCGCGACTCCAATGGCGTATATTTTGTACTAACCTCTTCAAACATTAATGAGACCTCAGGCTTCTGCACGCAATACTGCGGTTTTCATACCCGCGCCTCCTTGGGCGGCGTCGATATTAAATATTCGTTCGTCGGCAATCCTGATCGTTGCCCCAGCGGCTGCGAAGCCCAGACGACCGGCCCCAACAGCCCTGCAACGGGCGTTGGCGGCGCGGACGGCATGGCAAACGTGATGTCGCATGAATTGGAAGAGGCAATTTCCGATCCTGACTTGAACGCCTGGTTTGATTCGAGCGGACAGGAAAACGCCGACAAATGCAATTTCAATTTCGGCGCTCTTTCCACCTGTACATCCACCAGCATTTGCAGCGCTGCCGCAAAAGCTGCCGGCTCAAGGTTCAACCAGACCTTTGGCAACAACGACTGGCTGCTGCAACAAAACTGGAGAAATTCCGGTGGCGGCGCTTGCGCGCAGCACCTGTAAAACAAACTTAAATTTGTGGGCCGCCCGCTCCTGGCGGCCCCTTATTCCACTTTAGAAAGCGCCACTGCTGGCGAATTATGCGGGAAGTTGCTTGTAATGGGAAAACAAAACATGGCTGGATTGCCGGCCTGCCGATGCTTTGAAAGCCGCATATTTGGCGCATAAAAGCGGCTTAATTGTGATTGTGCTCAGCTGAATCTCGTGGTACGATTCCGGACATTCTGTTCTGCTCGATTCCGGGGGGCCGCGAATCAGAAATCAGTATCAGTCAATTCAATTTATTTCATGAGAATCGTCCGAATAATTTATTCCGGCTTCTTCTGTTCATTTCATATTCAACAGACGCAGCAACTCTTTGACATCGAGGTCATTCACAAATGAAAGCTCCTCTTGGAAAATTTAGATACGCGTTAGCTCTTCTCTTCATCCTGTTGGCCGCGAACTTCGTGATGGCGCAGTCGGTACTTCACCCATCAGTTCCTTCCGGCGACAGGATGGTTCCAAATGGTGACGGTACTGCTGCCGCAGTTGCGGCTGGTCCTATTGGCCAGGCTGTAGTCACAGGCAACGGCATCAACTACAACGGCGGCCCGGTACTGAAGGGCAGTCCGGTCCCGATCTACATCATCTGGTACGGAAACTGGAGCGGCACAGGATCGAACACTGCAGCCACTCAAACCCTTCTCCAGGGGTTCCTCTCGAGCACGTCTCTGGGCGGCTCCAACTATGAGGCGATCAATACCACGTACGGCGATACCACTGGAAACGTGAGCGGCCATCTGAATTTCGTCCAGGCGGTCTCTGACACTGGCTCGCAGGGAACACGGCTCAGGAACAGCAACATCACCGCGGCCATTTCCGCCCAGTTAACTGCTGGCCATCTGCCGACCGATCCTAACGGCATCTATATCTTTGCAACCTCCTCGAACGTCAAGGAAAGCGGATTCTGCACCCAGTTCTGCGGTTTCCACACCCATCAGACGATCAACGGCGCCGATATCAAGTGGGCGTTCATCGGCAACACTGACCAGTGCCCCAGCGGCTGCGAAATCCAGGCCACCGGCCCCAACAGCCCGGCAACTGGCGTAGGCGGCGCGGACGGAATGGCCAATGTGATGACACACGAAACAGAAGAAGCCATCACTGATCCCGATCTCAATGCCTGGTTTGATTCCAGCGGTAATGAAGATGCGGACAAGTGCAACTTCAAGTTCGGTCCTACGCAAATTGCGCCCAACGGCTCTAAGTTCAACCAGACCTTTGGCGGCCACAATTGGATGATCCAGATGGAATGGGAAAACAGCCGCGGCGGCGGTTGCGATCAGGTTCTTGGCGGAGCATTCTTTACCAGCTAGTTCTATCTTTACGGAAGGGCCGTCCGGTTCGCCGGACGGCTTTTTTATTCCGGAGCCAGAGATCGCCATGATTCCTGGCTGAGTTGCCGCTCCATAACCAAGGGAGTACACTTCTGAAACACCAGCCAACCGGCTGATGGGCTCGTGGAGTGCGGTTTCCAATGCCCATTCATATAATTTCCGGCTTCTTCTGTTCGTTCGTCCAACAGATCGCAAATCCCTTACTAGTGAGGTCAGCATGGTAGCTCCCCTTGGAAAGGTAAGATTTCTGGTTTTTCTTTGTGTGATCTTGTCCGCCAGTTTCCTGATGGCGCAAAAAGTACGAGAACAGCAAGCTGGCCCGGGCGAGAAAATGGCCCCTACAGGTGACGGTCATGCCATTACCGTCCCTGCCGGTCCAACTGGACAGGCCGTGGTTACTGGCAACGGCATGAACTATAACGGCGGACCGGTCCTGCACAACACCGTTCCTATTTACATCATCTGGTACGGAAACTGGAACGGTACCGGCTCGAACACTCAGACCACCGTGAGCCTGATTGACACCTTCATCGGAGGGTTGAGCAACAGTGGCTACGAGAAAATCAATTCCACATATGGCGACAATGCGGGCAATGTCAGCGGCGCCATGACCCTGGTCAAGCAGGTCTTTGATACCGGATCACAAGGTACAAGGCTGCGAAACAGCAGAATCTCAGCGGCTATTTCCGCCCAGCTCACCAGCGGCGGTTTGCCTACAGATCCTAACGGCGTGTACCTCTTCCTGAGTTCGTCGAACGTCAAAGAGAGCGGATTCTGCACCCAGTTCTGCGGATTCCACACTCACCAGACTCTTAACGGCGCCGATATAAAATGGGCTTTCATCGGCAATGTTGACCAATGCCCATCAGGCTGCGAAATTCAGTCCACCGGGCCGAACAGCACCACCGGAAGTGGCGGAGGCGCTGATGGTATGGCCAACGTGATTGGCCATGAGACGGAAGAAGCCATTTCCGATCCCGACCTGAATGCCTGGTTTGACTCGGCCGGAAATGAAAACGCCGACAAGTGCAACTTCCGCTTTGGCACAACTCAAACCGCTTCAAACGGAGCCAAGTTCAATCAAACCCTTGGGGGAAAGAACTGGATGATTCAGATGAACTGGGAGAATAGCCGGGGAGGTGGTTGCGACCAGACCCTGGGTGGAACGTTCCAGTAAAACTTTTGTTGTATTCCACCAGAAGCCGTCCGGTTCGCCGGACGGCTTTTTTTACGGACATAGCGATTCAACACCTTCTACAAAATTAGGATAACCAGGATCGACGCCAATGGAACAGAACCGCAACTGCTATGTTCCAGGCCTTCTTCCGCCGACCATGGGCACTGTTCCGGGGACAGGAATGGAATACAAACGCGGGTTTGCAAGCAGCATTTCTTTATTAGAATGATCTTGATTGCCAACACAAGGGAGATTGCTCAAGATGCGGCCTCGTTTTTTTGTGAGTTTGTTGTCAGTGCTGATTGCCACAAGTATCTTTTCCGCCACGCAGGAGCCGGTGAAGCCTGCGCTTAGTCCCCGCATCATCACTGCAACTAGACAAGTCTCAATATTCACCAAGCTGGAAAATCAACTGCTTCAGGCCGTACAGAAAAAAGATAAAGCTGCCGCGCAAGCCATGTTGACCGACGATCTGTACATCGAGATGCCGGACGCGGACCCCATGCCCGGCGATGATTGGCTGGATTCAGTGATGGCGAAGGACTACACGCTCAAGTCATTCGTGGTCCGCCAGATGTCCGCCATTGATCTGGGCAATGCCGTCGTGGTGAAATTTGACCGTCTCCAGCAGGCGGTGTCAAAGGGCAAGGCCGATAGCGGCGAATTTTTTGTGGTAGATGTATGGAAGAAAGATGGAGAAAATTGGAAGCTGGCCAGTCGCTATGTTTCCAAAGTAAGCTCTGTCCCGTACATGCCCAAAGCCGACGTGAAGCCAACAGGGAAGAAGTAAGACAACAGACATCGAACCGGCAGTAGGGTAGCTCCTCTACCGGTTCGCGTCTTGCAGCAATTCGCGCAGCCGGTCGGCGTCTTCGCGCGGTGCATCCGTCACAATGTAATATTGCAGTCCGCCCTGTTGCCAGCCATTTACTACAAAGGTCTGATTGGCGGGAGAGGGATCGCCGTGTACATCGCGTGCCTGGAAGATAAAGACGGACATTTTGTGTTGCCGCACCTGATACACCAGCTCCGCGCCGGGAGCGTGTTGCGCGTAGATCAATTTGCCGCCGATTAAAGTGAACGGCGAGTCTTTGGCAAGCTCTGGCGGATTGAACGTGAACGGAAGCTTTCCCTGAAACCATGGCTTCACCATGTGCTTGTCGCTGGAAACCACATCCACCGGATTAACGCTGGCCAGCATGATCACATGCTGATCAATTAATTGCGCAAGTGTGGCGTTGGATGCCGAGGGACGCGAGATCCAGGCGAATGCAACAATGGCCAACAAGACCGCAGACGCTGCTAGTGCGCTGGCTTTCAGCCACAAGCCTGTACTTTTCTTCGGCCGCATTTGCCGATGTATGCTGGCATAAAGTTCCGGCGGCGCTGTGAAGCGTTTGCCGGCCAGGCGGACAGCTTTCTTCAGCGCCTGCTGTTCCACCACTGCCGCGGAGCAATCGGCACAGCTTTGCAGATGGTCGCCGATGGCCTGCTCTTCGCGTGGCTCCAGCTCGCCATCCACATATAGCCCGATTTTTTCCCGCCATTCGCAGTTTGTCACTTTACACCTACAGTCCTGCTGCCGCCCAACGTCAGCACAATGTGCTCGCGCACCTGTTTTCTTGCCCGCGCCAACCGAGACATCACCGTGCCAATCGGTATGTCCAGCGCTTCCGCGATTTCCTGATACTTCATTTCTTCCAGATCGGCCAGCAGAATCACTTCCTGAAATGCGGGAGCCAGCTGTGCAATTGCGGACTGTACCAGCTCGGTATTCGCGCGCCGTATCAGCGCGATCTCCGGAGTTTCCTGGCTGATGGAAATCTCGGCCACGCCTTCTTCATCTTCCTGCTGCGTGTTGCGCCGCTCCAGCCCTGTCCTGCTGGTCAGGAACGTATTGCGCAGGATCCGAAACATCCATGCCCGAAAATTTGTGCCTTCGCGGAACGACGAGAAGCCTTTCAAGGACTTCAAGAACGTTTCCTGCACCAGGTCGCGGGCTTCGTCGGGGTCACCGCATAGCCATCGGGCAAAGTTATACAGCCCGTCCAGCAGCGGAATCGCCAGTTTTTCGAAGTCCTTATTTTCCAGGCCGCTCACATTCCCTCGCGCAACAACGGTGGCGGCCATGATTTTACTCTCCTTCGTGAACGTTTCCTGTCTGAAATGCTTCTGTGCTTATCGAGACGGCAAGCCCCTTGCTGCGTCATTCGAGTTCCTTCACACCCCAGCATTAACGCCGCTCAGGAATCCGCCGAGATGAGCAGTGAGGGCCACTACGCCAGCCGCCGCCATCTCCAAAGGGAACCGATACATGGGCAGCGTGCGTTCCGGTTTGCGGCCGCGAAAATGTACCCACCATACCAGCCAGATGAATAGAGTCGATCCCAATCCCAGCAGCAAGTGCAGCAGCAGAGTGCCTTTCAGTTTTTGACCCTCAAGCTGCCAGTGCCACGCCATTAAACCCGTGGCAACCGCCAGAACGGACGAAACGGCGGCCACCGTCAGGTTGTAATAAGCCACTGCCGCGAATGCAGCCTTGCTACACCACTGCGCCGCGATATCAAAAGCGACGCTCACCAGGAACAACGCGATAGGGAAGTGAATCAGCACAACGTGCTGAGCGTGGCGGGCCAGCAGGGCCGATTTCAGGTCAAAGGGGTTCATTTACTGCACCACAATCTTGCCGGTCATCTTGGGATGGATCGAGCAAAAGTATGTATAAGTGCCTGGCTGGGTAAATGTGTAGGTAAAAGTCTCATCCGTATCCAGCGCCTTGGATTTGAAGCTTTTGTCATCGCTCACAACGTTGTGAGGAATGTCATCCTGATTGGTCCAGCGGATCGTGCTGCCCACCGGCACCGTCACAGGATTTGGTGAAAAAACAAAGTTGTCGATTTTAACCTGTGTCGCGGCCTTGTCTTCCATCGTCGCGCCAAAAGTCGTGGACCGGCCCGCCATCATGATGATCAAGATGGCGAGCGTCGCAAAACCCAATGTTAAAACTGTTCTTTTCATGACTTGCTACTCTCCGTTTTTGTGTGTCGGGAAATTTATTCCAAGGTCGAATCGGTCACGCCCAGCGCGTGCTTGCCCTGGACATAGTTCACATCGCGGATGCCCAGCAAACTGCGCAGTTGTTCCGCCGGAACTTTCATTGGCCCTGGTGAAGGCGCTTCTCCCGGTTTGGGTTGAGGAAACGCCGTGGACGCCGCGGTATGAAATGTCACGTTGCCTTCCACCTTTTGCATGGTCTGGTGGATGTGGCCGTTCAGCACCGTGACCGATCCAAATTTCTTGAGATAGCCCAGCGCCTGCGCGCTGTCGTCGGTTCCCCAGCCCCACTCCGGATAAACGCTCCACAGCGGGATGTGCGCGAACACAACAATCGGCGTGCTCTTGGAAAGATGTTTTACTTCGCTTTCCATCCATTCCAGTTGCTCAGTGCCCAGGCTGCCCAGTCCTCCGGCTTTCAGGTTCATCACGTTCACCAGCCCGATGAAATGAACGCCCTTCTGGTCAAAGCTGTACCAGCCCGCTCCCTTGGCGTTCTTGCCGTAGCGCTCAAGATATTGTTTGCCATCGTCGCCGATGACGTCGTGCTCGCCGGGCACATAAAAGACATCTTTGGCGCTGGCGCTTTTCAGCAGTTGGTCAACGCCATCAAATTCTTCCGGCTTGGAAAGATGCGTGATGTCGCCGGTGTGAAGAATGAAGCTCGGTTGCGTCGGCAATGCGTTGATCTTGTCGATCGCCGCTTTCAAAGTTCCTGCAACATCAGTGTTGGCAGGCTTGTTGAACCCCATGTGGCTGTCACTGATCTGGACAAAGCTCAGTTCGCCTTTCATCTCCTTGGCGCTGCGCCCGGCGAGCCCGCTCAGGCTGTAAGACTTGAGCACGCCGCCTTGCATCACGCAAAAGGCCCCAGTGCCGGCCCATGCCATGCACTTTAAAAAGCCGCGGCGATCAATGCCGTCATGGTTGTGGTCATGCAGAATTTCGTCTTTCGTTTTGTCCGCCATTGCTTCCTCCTGTTGGAGTTTCGCGCCGCTCTTGGCTGTCGCGCTTATCTCACTCATTCAAACTGAGTAGGGAAGGAAATATTCCCGGCAAGCAAGAAAACAATTCTTAACCCTTTGCGCTTCCATTTATGTGTTTTATCTAATTAAAGGCAAATCGCTTCTAAGCAGTGATCGTCTGCAGTGAAATGCATCCAACCTGTTATGCTGCGGAATGCCGCAGGGAGGGACCTATTGTCAGTCGGCAGCCAAGCCAGGAATAGATTGGTGGCAATTGCGATCATCGCATTGTCCTGGCAAGCCAGCGCCGTTGCCCAAACCGCCGTGAAGCCGACCATCAGCGCGCAAACGCAAAATCTAGATGCGCTTCTGGATCAAAGTTATAACGCCATGTACAACTTGCGTTTCGATGAAGCGATGCGCCTGGCTGAATCCGCAAAACGCATGGCCAATGACGATCCTGTTCCATGGGTGGCGCAGGCTTGCGCTGCGCTCTTCCGTGAATTCGATCATCTGCATATTCTGCGCAGCGAACTCTTTGCCGCCGATGACAAATTCGCCGACGGGCCGCCATTCACCTGGGACCCGCAACGCCGCAAGGACTTTGACACTGCGCTGGCCGGAGCAGAAAAGCTGGCCCAGGAGCGCCTGAAGGAGAGCAAAGACGATCCGAGAGCTTTGTTCGCTTTAACGCTCGCCACAGGATTGCGCGCCGACGATGCCGCTCTCATCGCCAAGAAAAAATTCAGCGCGCTTTCTTACACCAAATCCGCAAACGGCTATGCTGAGCGACTGCTGGCTATCTCGCCTGACTATTACGACGCTTACATCGCCACTGGCATGGGCAAATACATCATCGGAGGCAAGGCCGCTCCGGTCCGGTGGATGCTGCGCCTGGGCGGGCTCAAAGGTGATCAGGAAGAGGGCGTAAAGGAACTGACGCTCGTGGCAGATCATGGCCGTTTTCTCATGCCTTTTGCCCGCATCCTGCTTGCATTCGACGATCTTCGCCATAAGAACACCGCTGCCGCCCGCAAAAAGCTTGAGTGGCTCCGCGAACACTTTCCCAATAACCCGCTCTTTTTGCAGGAAATTGCCAAATTGGACCATCCTGCCGCCGGCCCCGGCCAGAACTAATCGGCAATTCTCATTTACAATAAAAACATCCCAGATTGAACAACCTGCCCCGAACATTGCCCCCTGAAAGGTGCATTTGTTGGTGCATCTGCGGGGACATATCCTTTCGTACATCGGCAAAGCCCACGCGACCTGTTAGCATGCCGATAGGCTGAAGGACCTTTGGAGAGTATCTTTGGAACCCAGAAAACCCTTGCAAACTGCTGCTTTCCTGATCCTTGTCATGCTGGCCCTTGTGGCCGGTGCATCGGCGCAACTTCAGCAAGTGGCCTCTAAATCACCGACCGTTGAAGAAAAGCTGGCCCAGTCTTACCACGCCATGTATGATCTGAAATTTCAGGACGCCTTCAAGGCTGCCGATGAAGCCAAAGCCGTTGCTCAGGACGATCCCTTGCCTTATGTGGCGCAGGCCTGGGTAGCGTTCTTCCGCGAGCTCGACCGGCTGCACATTCTCCGCAGTGAGCTCTTTGCCACCGACGATAGCTACAACTCCCGCGATGCCTACTCATGGGACGCCGGCAACAAGAAAATTTTCGATAGCAGCCTTGACCAGGCGGAAAAGCTGGCCCAGGACAGGTTGAACCGCAACCAGAATGATGCCCGCGCGCTGCTGGCGCTTTCACTCATCAACGGCCTTCATGGCGATGATTTTGGGATCTTTACCAAGAAAGACCTCAAGGCTATCTCCTATATAAAGACCGCCACAACGTATGCTGAGAAACTGCTGGCCCAGTCCCCGGATTCCTATGACGCTTATGTCGCCACTGGAATGGGCAAAGTGATTGTGGCGCGTAAATCCGCTCCGGTGCGCTGGGTGCTTCGTCTGGGAGGACTCAAGGGCGATGAAGGCGAAGGCGTAAAGGAACTAACGCTGGCCGCAGACCACGCCCACTATCTTGCTCCGTTTGCCCGCCTGCTGGTGGTGTTTGAGGACGTGCGCTTCAAGAACACTGATGACGCGCGCCGCAAGCTGGAAGCGCTGCATCAGCAGTTCCCCAACAATCATCTTTTTCAGGATGAGCTTGAGAAACTGGGCCGCACGTCAGCGCAACTGGTCCGCCAAGGCAACTGAAGCCGCTCCTTCAATCTTTCCGCTGGGCCCTTGCTGCACAAACACCACCGCATGCAGGTCGTTTCGCTTCCAGTCTTTTTCCAGCTTGAGCGGCACCGTGGTTTCCATCGTGCCGTTGTGCAGCATGCCCACCTCTTTCAACTCGCGGACGACAGCCGCATGATGCAGTGTGCGTCCACCGTTCTCGCCCGCGCCTACTCGAGTCGTAAGGTTGTCCTCAGTGATCGCCAGCATAACCAAAGCGTTGCCCGATGATGCAGGACCTTTGACCTGAATGGTCAATTGGTCCGCTCCGGCTGGAGCGATTTTTACCTGTGCAGTTTCCAGTTGGCTGGCCTGCTGCCGGATCGTGCGTTGCGCCTGTCCGGCATCATTGCCCACAAATTCCACTCCGCCATCCACCACCATCTCAGGCGTGTATGGGCCGTCCACTTTCAGCGATCGGGTGTACTGCTCCTGCCGCTGCGTAAACTCCGCCGAGGAGAACCGGTCTTTCCATCCCAGTGAATTCCAGTAATCCACATGGAACCCCAGTGGGATCACCTGGATGTTTTTGGCGGAAAGGTCCTGGCGCAAACGCCCCAGCAACTCATCCGCCGGCGGACAACTGGAACATCCTTCTGAAGTGAATAGCTCCACCACCACAGCCCTGCGTGGCACGCCGGGCTCCGTCGTCTTAGCGACGACAATTGAGACACAGACTGCTGCAGTCACCAGAATTGCCACTGCCAAAGTTCGTCCCATGCTTATCAAGATGCACCACTTTCTTTTTCGTTTCCAGCCGTACCCAACGTACGTTCAAATCGAGTGCTATAGATTTTACGCTTTAGTAAATTTTTTTCATGCCCCCACCCCCTAAGGCACTTTTGTTGCAAACAAAAGATAAAAGTGCAATTCGAAAGGACTGTCAAAAGGCTGTTGAAGTCGTTTTTTCGCGTTCAATCGGCCCCAAACCCGTATCAACTTTTTTCATCGTCCCGATTGCCGATTTTACTCTTTGATTAACAGCTCTGCCGCTTCAGTTCGGGGGTATTGGCCTTGCTTTCAACAGCTCTTTTTGCCAAAGAACCTTGGAACCTGAAATCCGCCTGAGCGGCTGAGATCAGCGCGCCTATCAAGAGTGGAGTCTCACGCCCAGGTGAGGTCTATTGCCAAGCCTATGCGGCGCGTCTTTTTTGAATTTGATTTGCGACTGTCTTCAGATCGGCCACAAACTTACGCATTTCTTCATGCCGGGAGTCGTCGTCGGGAGCACGCAGAATTGATGAAGGATGAACGGTCGCCATCACCAGCGGCGCAATGTTCGATTGCACCCACTGCCCACGCTGCCTGGTTACGCGAAACTGGTTTCCCAGCACGCCTTGTGCGGCAGTGGCGCCCAGCAGCACCACCACTTCAGGCTTAACCACATTGATTTCGGCTTGCAGCCAGGGACGGCATGCGCTTATCTCCAGAGCATTGGGCTTCTTGTGCAAGCGGCGTTTGCCGCGCGGTTCCCATTTGAAATGCTTTACGATGTTGGTTACGTAAACGTCCTTGCGTTCGATTCCGGAGGCGGCCAACGCCTTGTCCAGAACAATGCCCGCTGGCCCCACAAATGGCTTACCCTGCAAATCTTCTTTGTCGCCGGGCTGTTCTCCCACCATCATCACCCGGGCGTTTGCGCGTCCTTCGCCAAAGACAGTCTGCGTGCCCATCTTCCACAGGTCGCACGCTTTGCAGCCCGCTGCAGCGATGCGCAGAGCAGGCAGAGTGTGCTTCTCCGGGATGGGTGCGGCAGAGACGCGATTTGAACGTTTGGTCATGTTAATTTTGATGCGTTCACGGCAACGCTGGGCGGCTTCGTTCGTTTCTTAGCCGTCATATAAACTGATCAGCGAGACTCGAGCCAAGGCAGGCGGCATGAAATTTCATACAGAATATCTCACCTTTAACACCAAGAAGCATCGCGAATACATCCACATTACGCCGCAGGTAGAAAAAATTGTGCATGCCAGCGGCGTGACGAACGGCATGGCTTTGGTTTCCGCCATGCATATTACAGCCGGCGTTTATGTGAATGACGACGAACGAGGATTGATCCATGACATCGACAAATGGCTGGAGCAGCTTGCGCCATTCAATGAAGCGTACCTGCACCATGAAACCGGGGAGGACAATGGCGACTCACACCTGAAGGCGCTGCTCATACACCACCAGGTAATTCTTCCGGTGACCAACGGCAGATTGCTGTTAGGGACGTGGCAGCGGGTTTTCTACGCGGAATTCGACGGCCAGCGCTCTAAACGAGTGGTGGTCGTCGTGATGGGAGAATAATCAATCCGCAAAATTTGCCGGCGATTTAGTGCACCATATTCTGCCTGCTACCCTGCGTTGCGGCGGGCAGTTTCAGCAGAATTTTAGTACGCCCGTCTATAAGCGACATTTCACCGCCAATGGAATAAACCAGCTCCTGGATGTAGGCGAGTTCCTTGGCCATAATTCCCTTCGCGTCCACCAGCGGTGGCAGAGAATCATCTGCCGCCTCCCACTTCATTTTAAGCAGGCAACGGCCCTCATTGGCCTGCGCTGAAATTGTAAGCACCAGCGGCCTGGTATTCCTGCCCACCAGCTTGCTCAGGAACAACACCATCAGATGGCGCAGCACCGGACTGCTGGTGACCTGGATGGAAGAGTCCCACTCGCGCTCCAGCGTTAACAAACCAGAGTGAAGCAACACAATAAAATCGTTAAACAGCTCATTGAACAGCGCATCCAGTGATATCCATGGCCCGCTGGGCACTGGGACGTCCCGCACCAGCGCTGATACTCCCTTGGCCAGAGAGATAGCGCGGTCCGCCTGCTGCTCAATAATTTTCAGGTCCGCCGGAAACGTTCGAGGACCATCCGCATGCATGCCCATGACTTCCAGAAAGCAACGTATGCTGGTAAGCGGCTGCGCCAAATCATGTGCGACTGAGTGAATCAATGCCCGCATAGGAGTTTGCTGCACGCCCACAGCATCATCCATGCCGATAAAAGCACTGGGCTGATGATTATGATGCAGTTCTGCATGGGCGGCGTCCGAACTGGGTTCTGAAGCCGGATCCACAGTCTGTGATGGGGCGGGCCTTCCAATCCTATAACCTTCACCTCTGACTGTGTGAATCAGCTTAGGTTCATCAGTAAAATCGACCTTCTTGCGCAAGTAGTTCACATAAACGTCCACAAGATTGCTGTCGGTTTCCGGCTCCAGTCCCCAGGACTCATGCAATAAGTCATGCCGCGTCACGGTTTCGCCGGCATGGCGCATCAACAGAAGCAGAAGATCGAATTCCTTGGGACTAAGCTTGATTTCGTGTTTCCCACGATGGACTTTGCGCGATCCCGGATCAAGTTCCAGATCTTCCACGCGCAGCACGTTCAGCGCTGGATCGGCCTTGCGGCGCAGCAACGCATTTGTCCGCGCGGCCAGTTCCTGGAAGGAAAATGGCTTGGTGATGTAATCGTCCGCGCCCAGGTTCAGCGACTGGATTCTGTCAGAGACGCGGTTGCGCGCGCTCAACACCATGACAGGAGTTTCCAATCCCTCGCCGCGCAGCCTTTCCAGCAGCTTCAGCCCGTCCGTCTGGCCGAAGTTCAAATCAAGAATAATGAGTTTGTAGTTCTGGCGCTGTAGCTCGGAAATGACACTATCTTCATCCAGCGCGGTATGGACGGAATAACCTTCTGATTCAAGCGATTTTGAGAGGAAAGTTGCCAGGTGAAGATCGTCATCAGCGAGAAGTATGGACATAACAATCTACCTTTCACCATGTCCGCGTGGGTGGCTATATCTTGAAGAATATAGAATCCGGATTCTAATAGCTCTTAAGGTGCTTACAAACTATACACATAAGAGTTAGACGGCACGATTCTAGAACATTAA
Encoded proteins:
- a CDS encoding response regulator → MSILLADDDLHLATFLSKSLESEGYSVHTALDEDSVISELQRQNYKLIILDLNFGQTDGLKLLERLRGEGLETPVMVLSARNRVSDRIQSLNLGADDYITKPFSFQELAARTNALLRRKADPALNVLRVEDLELDPGSRKVHRGKHEIKLSPKEFDLLLLLMRHAGETVTRHDLLHESWGLEPETDSNLVDVYVNYLRKKVDFTDEPKLIHTVRGEGYRIGRPAPSQTVDPASEPSSDAAHAELHHNHQPSAFIGMDDAVGVQQTPMRALIHSVAHDLAQPLTSIRCFLEVMGMHADGPRTFPADLKIIEQQADRAISLAKGVSALVRDVPVPSGPWISLDALFNELFNDFIVLLHSGLLTLEREWDSSIQVTSSPVLRHLMVLFLSKLVGRNTRPLVLTISAQANEGRCLLKMKWEAADDSLPPLVDAKGIMAKELAYIQELVYSIGGEMSLIDGRTKILLKLPAATQGSRQNMVH
- a CDS encoding UdgX family uracil-DNA binding protein (This protein belongs to the uracil DNA glycosylase superfamily, members of which act in excision repair of DNA. However, it belongs more specifically to UdgX branch, whose founding member was found to bind uracil in DNA (where it does not belong), without cleaving it, appears to promote DNA repair by a pathway involving RecA, rather than base excision.) — its product is MTKRSNRVSAAPIPEKHTLPALRIAAAGCKACDLWKMGTQTVFGEGRANARVMMVGEQPGDKEDLQGKPFVGPAGIVLDKALAASGIERKDVYVTNIVKHFKWEPRGKRRLHKKPNALEISACRPWLQAEINVVKPEVVVLLGATAAQGVLGNQFRVTRQRGQWVQSNIAPLVMATVHPSSILRAPDDDSRHEEMRKFVADLKTVANQIQKRRAA
- a CDS encoding DUF1223 domain-containing protein, which translates into the protein MGRTLAVAILVTAAVCVSIVVAKTTEPGVPRRAVVVELFTSEGCSSCPPADELLGRLRQDLSAKNIQVIPLGFHVDYWNSLGWKDRFSSAEFTQRQEQYTRSLKVDGPYTPEMVVDGGVEFVGNDAGQAQRTIRQQASQLETAQVKIAPAGADQLTIQVKGPASSGNALVMLAITEDNLTTRVGAGENGGRTLHHAAVVRELKEVGMLHNGTMETTVPLKLEKDWKRNDLHAVVFVQQGPSGKIEGAASVALADQLR
- a CDS encoding secondary thiamine-phosphate synthase enzyme YjbQ, producing the protein MKFHTEYLTFNTKKHREYIHITPQVEKIVHASGVTNGMALVSAMHITAGVYVNDDERGLIHDIDKWLEQLAPFNEAYLHHETGEDNGDSHLKALLIHHQVILPVTNGRLLLGTWQRVFYAEFDGQRSKRVVVVVMGE